The genomic region CTCGTCAGTCTGGTCAAACAGGCCGAGATCAGCCTCAAAAAACGTGGCTTGGATGAGCACACGGCGCGGGTGGCGCTGGTGCTCGATATTTCGGCCAGCATGAGCTCGCTTTACCGCAGCGGCGTGGTGCAGCGGGTCGCCGAAAAAACCCTGGCACTGGCCAGCCGCTTTGACGACGACGGGCGCATGGACGTGTTTTTGTTTGGCCTCAAAGCCCACGACGCCGGCGACATCGGCATCGAGGGGATTGGCGGCGCGGTCGAGAAGCTGATCAAGCGTCACCCCTTGGAAGGCGGCACCATGTACGCCCGCGCCGTGCAGAGCGTCAGGACGCATTATTTCGGCTCGGCGGGGCCCCGCAAGGAGCCGCTCAAGGAAAAAACGCCCGTCTACGTCATTTTCATTACTGACGGAGAAACCTTCGACAAAAAAGAATCGGAAGCGCAGATCAAAGAAGCCAGCAAAGAACCGATTTTCTGGAAATTCGTGGGCGTCGGCAAAGAGCGCTTTGAATTTTTGCAAAAGCTGGATGATTTGTCGGGCCGTTTCATCGACAACGCCGACTTCGTGCAAGTCGAAGACATCGACACCTTGCCAGACGCACAACTCTACGAAATGCTGCTTCAGGAATACGACAGCTTTTTGAACAATGCAAAGAGCAAAGGGCTGCTCAGTTAAGAGCGGTTAAAGACAGCTCGGCAACTTTTCACCCTGATTTCCCGTAATGCTGTACGTTGACGGAACCGCGATTTTACCGGCTCAGGTCTTCAACTCTTTTGCGCTTTCACTCTTTTTAGGAGGAACCACTTATGCCTATTACTCTCGCCAAAGGCGGCAACCTGTCCCTGAGCAAAGAAGATCCCAACTTAACCCAGGCCATTTTGGGCCTCGGCTGGGACGTGCGCTCAACAGACGGCCAAGACTTCGATCTCGATGCCAGCGCCTTTTTGCTGACCGCTTCCGACAAAGTGCGTGCCGACACCGACTTTATTTTTTACAACCAGATGCGCAGCACCGACGGTTCGGTAGAGCACACCGGCGACAACCGCACTGGCGAAGGCGAAGGCGACGACGAGCAGATCAAGATCGACCTCTCCAAAGTGCCCAGCGATATTCAGAAAGTAGCGTTTACCGTGACCATTCACGACGCCGAGGCCCGCCGCCAGAGCTTCGGACAGGTTCGCAACGCGTTTATCCGGCTCATCAACGAAAAAACCAACGCCGAAATCGTGCGCTTTGATTTGGGCGAGGACTTTTCCACCGAAACCGCCGTGATTTTTGCCGAAGTTTACCGTAACAACAACGAATGGAAGTTCCGCGCCGTGGGCCAGGGCTTCGCGGGCGGCCTCGGCGCACTGGCCCGCAATTACGGGATCAACCTCTAAGATTTATTCATTTTGAAGCCTGGGTGAAAGCTCATTTCATCTCAGGCTAAACAACTTATGCTGTAGCTCACGCCGTAACGGAACGTGTTTTGTCCGTACGGCGTTTATGATAGGTGAGCAAAACTGACCTCACGGCAAAGCAGGCCGTCTGCACCGGTTGAGGAGCAGTGGGGAGTACTTGTAGAAATGAACAACACCATCCGCAAAGAATTTGGTTTTGCCGGCATCATCACGGTTGTGGCGGTGGCTTTGGCCATGTGGTACGGCTTTCGTACCGGCGGCTGGGAGCGTGCCCTCAACGATATGTTGATCGTGCTGGTGCTGGGCGTCATGGAAATTTCGCTGAGCTTCGACAACGCCGTGATCAACGCCTCCGTCCTCAAGAACATGTCGGCCAAATGGCAACAGAGATTTTTGGTGTGGGGCATTTTGATCGCGGTGGTGGGAATGCGGCTGATTTTCCCGCTGGCCATCGTGGCGATCAGCTCGGGCCTCGGCTTTTTTGAAGTGGGCAACTTGGCCCTCAACAGCCCGGAGAAGTACGCCCTCGAACTCGAGAAGTCCACCGTGACCATCAGCGCTTTTGGCGGGGTCTTTCTTTTGATGGTGGCGCTCAATTACTTTATCGACACTGAAAAAGACGAACACTGGCTGATGCCCGAAAGCCGCCTGGCAGGGCTGGCCCGCGTCGAAGCGGTGCAAGTCATTATTGCCATGGTGGCGCTGATGGGTCTGATCTTTACGGTGGTGCCGGTCGAGCAGCGCTTGGCGGCCATGTCGGCGGGTCTGGTGGGCTTGCTGATCTACTTGGCGGTCAATGCCCTCGGCGGCCTGTTTGACGTAGACAATATGGCGGCCAAAGCGGGCGCGGCGGGATTTGCCTCGTTCATGTACTTGGAAGTGCTGGACGCCAGCTTCTCGCTCGACGGCGTGATCGGAGCCTTTGCCATCACCAAAGAAATCGTGATCATTTCGGCGGGCTTGGCGATTGGCGCGGTGTTCGTGCGTTCGATCACCCTGTTTTTGGTCCACCAAGGCACGCTGGCGCAGTACCGCTTCCTCGAGCACGGCGCTCACTACGGCATTCTGGCACTGTCGCTGATCATGTTGTATTCCATGAGCGGCGCTCACGTGCCGGAAGTGGTGACCGGGCTGATCGGCGTGGCGTTTATCGTGGCGTCTATTTTGGCGAGTTTGGCTGCCAACCGGCGCGAAAAGAGCCCGGGCTAAACTTACTCTCTTGCGAAGGCCGGACGCCCCCAAGGTGTTTCCGGCCTTTTTTATTGCGGCGCAGGCGCTAGCATCAGCTCATGACCCCTCGACTCCTCTTCTTGCCCGGACTGGGCGGCGGCTCTCCTCAGCACTGGTACAGCCTCTGGCAAGCCAAATTCGGCGGCGTGCGGGTCGAGCAAGCCGACTGGAACGCGCCGACCCCTGAAAGCTGGGCGGCCCGCTTAAACGAAGCGGTGGAGGCCGCTACCGGCGAGGTGGTGCTGGTGGGCCACTCTGCCGGAGCGCTGATGATTACCCACTACGCCCGCCTCTACGCCGTACCAGAGCGGGTGCGCGGCGCGATTTTGGTTGCGCCCGCCGACCCCGAGCAAGAAGGGATGCTGGAAGCCGTGAGGGCGATGGCCCCCGTACCCATGCGGCCGCTGCCTTTTCCGGTGCTGGTAATTGCCAGCGAGAACGACCCCTATCTGACGTTTGAGCGGGCCGAGGCTTTTGCCGAGGCGTGGGAAGCTGAGCTGGTCACGGTGGGTGAAGCGGGCCACATCAACCCGGCGAGTGGGCACGGCGAGTGGGAAGACGGCGAAATTTTGCTCAGTGAAGCGCTGCACGCTTGGACACCGCCGGACATCGTGCGCTTCTGATTGGTGGAGTGTGGGCACAGCGTCACTGGCCTGAGTTCTGAATAATCAGAATTCTGGCCTGCTTGAGTGCTGGGCAGCCTTCACCGCTTAATCACCTGCGCCGCGCCGCTTAAGCACAACGCGGCGGCACTCTGTATTCTAAAGGGCATGACCGCATCCCTCCCCGGCCCCCAAACCCCTGAACCTGAGCGGCCTGAAGCCCAAACACAAGAAATCCAGCCGCCTGTCACCGCGCCAAAACCGCCGAAGCCCGCCGAGGAGTTGCACGCCCCGGCCGTCAATCCGCTGGTGTATCAGTTCGTGGTCTTGGGCATGAATTTGCCCCGCGTGCTGCGCGGCCAGTACATTCATACGCTGGGCCGCGAACATATTCCGCCACCCGGCAGCAAATTGATCGTGGCCGGAGCGCACGTTTCATCGCTTGATCCTTTCCTGATCGCCAAAGTGATGCCAGGGCACTATGTCCAGTTCATGTCCAAAAAAGAGCTGTTCGGGCCGGTGATGGGCGACATTATCCGGGCGGGCGGGAGCTTTCCGGTGGACCGCTCCATCACCGATCTGGTGGCCATTCGCACCGCCCTGAGAATCCTCAAAGCAGACGGCACACTGGGCCTGTTTCCCGAAGGCACACGCGGCGGCGGCAACGGCCAGATGCAGGGCGGGGTGGGCTTGCTGGCCCTACGCGGCAAAGCCCCGGTGTTGCCGGTAGGCCTGCGGCAAGAAGGCAAGCGCTGGTTGGTGCGCTTCGGCCCACTGATCGAGCCAAAAGGCAGCATCAAAGACCTGACCGCTCAGATCGGCGCAGAGATTAGCCGGCTGAGCGGGCCGATTTAAAGGTGCTCGACTTCAGCAGCTCAGCTTAACTGCTGCGCCTGCTCCCATTCATAAAAATCCGGCTTGTAAAACTCCAAGCGCACTTTTTTATATTCTTTGGTGGAATACAAAATAGCGTGGTCAAACGGCGCGACCTCGTCGTGAATGGCCTGAATCTTGCCGAAGGCTTCTTCCTTGCTGCGTCCGTGAACCATCGTGAAGATGGTGTAGGGCCATTCGGGATAAGTGGGGCGCAAATAACAGTGCGACACTGCTTTGAAGCCGGCCATCTCCTGCCCGATTTCGGCGACTTGTTCCTGCGGCACCGCCCACACGCCCATGGCGTTGAAGGTGAAGCCCGCCGATTGGTGCTTGAGCACCGCGCTGATGCGCCGCAGAGCACCCGCAGCCTTCATCTGATCGGCGTGGGCGGCCACTTCCTCGATACTCAAACCCAGCGCAGCGCAGGCGTCGGCATACGGCTCCTCGGTGATCGGCAAATCCTTTTGAAACTCCACCACGAAACGTTTATCCAGCTCGGTCACGGCGTAGCCGATATTGCGCTGAGCGCTGGTGTACTGCGGCTTGCTCTTGGCGTTCCAAGCTTCGTTGCCGGTCATGTCAAACTCCACCCCGATCTTGTAGAGGTGCAAGGTGGGCATTAAGCGGGTGAGTTTGGCTCCCGATAAGGCGTGCAGGCGGTCAACGTGGGCGGCAAGGTCGCTCTCCGGCGGCACGGCGATGGTGTACCACAAATTAAAGTCGTGGTTGCGCTTGTAGTTGTGGCTCACGCCGGGGTGCTGATTGACGATTTCCGCGCCCGCGTCGAGCTGTTCTTCGTCATAGACAGCAGCCACCAAACTCGATTGATAGCCCAGCGTACGGG from Deinococcus detaillensis harbors:
- a CDS encoding VWA domain-containing protein, whose product is MTQLQAGEKRKFSEVGLSNPLTVTVKHGLDGLDISAFGLSADRKMVGDNYIAFYNNPHTPLGEIIATLDAHQASFKIDLAKLPANVERVMLTATHDAAPVASAPQLLIEVGQVSFDAKPALKSEKAAMLLELYKHSGEWRVGAIGQGFNGGLGDLIVYFGGEVENPDAPSSPSSAAPPATPAVSLKKQTQVRLDKEIAEKAPQLVSLVKQAEISLKKRGLDEHTARVALVLDISASMSSLYRSGVVQRVAEKTLALASRFDDDGRMDVFLFGLKAHDAGDIGIEGIGGAVEKLIKRHPLEGGTMYARAVQSVRTHYFGSAGPRKEPLKEKTPVYVIFITDGETFDKKESEAQIKEASKEPIFWKFVGVGKERFEFLQKLDDLSGRFIDNADFVQVEDIDTLPDAQLYEMLLQEYDSFLNNAKSKGLLS
- a CDS encoding TerD family protein, yielding MPITLAKGGNLSLSKEDPNLTQAILGLGWDVRSTDGQDFDLDASAFLLTASDKVRADTDFIFYNQMRSTDGSVEHTGDNRTGEGEGDDEQIKIDLSKVPSDIQKVAFTVTIHDAEARRQSFGQVRNAFIRLINEKTNAEIVRFDLGEDFSTETAVIFAEVYRNNNEWKFRAVGQGFAGGLGALARNYGINL
- a CDS encoding DUF475 domain-containing protein; protein product: MNNTIRKEFGFAGIITVVAVALAMWYGFRTGGWERALNDMLIVLVLGVMEISLSFDNAVINASVLKNMSAKWQQRFLVWGILIAVVGMRLIFPLAIVAISSGLGFFEVGNLALNSPEKYALELEKSTVTISAFGGVFLLMVALNYFIDTEKDEHWLMPESRLAGLARVEAVQVIIAMVALMGLIFTVVPVEQRLAAMSAGLVGLLIYLAVNALGGLFDVDNMAAKAGAAGFASFMYLEVLDASFSLDGVIGAFAITKEIVIISAGLAIGAVFVRSITLFLVHQGTLAQYRFLEHGAHYGILALSLIMLYSMSGAHVPEVVTGLIGVAFIVASILASLAANRREKSPG
- a CDS encoding RBBP9/YdeN family alpha/beta hydrolase, which codes for MTPRLLFLPGLGGGSPQHWYSLWQAKFGGVRVEQADWNAPTPESWAARLNEAVEAATGEVVLVGHSAGALMITHYARLYAVPERVRGAILVAPADPEQEGMLEAVRAMAPVPMRPLPFPVLVIASENDPYLTFERAEAFAEAWEAELVTVGEAGHINPASGHGEWEDGEILLSEALHAWTPPDIVRF
- a CDS encoding lysophospholipid acyltransferase family protein, giving the protein MTASLPGPQTPEPERPEAQTQEIQPPVTAPKPPKPAEELHAPAVNPLVYQFVVLGMNLPRVLRGQYIHTLGREHIPPPGSKLIVAGAHVSSLDPFLIAKVMPGHYVQFMSKKELFGPVMGDIIRAGGSFPVDRSITDLVAIRTALRILKADGTLGLFPEGTRGGGNGQMQGGVGLLALRGKAPVLPVGLRQEGKRWLVRFGPLIEPKGSIKDLTAQIGAEISRLSGPI
- the ahbA gene encoding siroheme decarboxylase subunit alpha, translated to MTAPALIPTPVAAPTLRELLLNRIQKDIPLVQRPYAVLAQEVGLSEAEALTILREVKASGVLRQVSAIFDTRTLGYQSSLVAAVYDEEQLDAGAEIVNQHPGVSHNYKRNHDFNLWYTIAVPPESDLAAHVDRLHALSGAKLTRLMPTLHLYKIGVEFDMTGNEAWNAKSKPQYTSAQRNIGYAVTELDKRFVVEFQKDLPITEEPYADACAALGLSIEEVAAHADQMKAAGALRRISAVLKHQSAGFTFNAMGVWAVPQEQVAEIGQEMAGFKAVSHCYLRPTYPEWPYTIFTMVHGRSKEEAFGKIQAIHDEVAPFDHAILYSTKEYKKVRLEFYKPDFYEWEQAQQLS